The Corvus hawaiiensis isolate bCorHaw1 chromosome 2, bCorHaw1.pri.cur, whole genome shotgun sequence genome includes a window with the following:
- the PDHA1 gene encoding pyruvate dehydrogenase E1 component subunit alpha, somatic form, mitochondrial isoform X2, with protein sequence MRKMLLAALSRLLQGPAAAGRTASRVMVASRNYGDFASEATFEVKKCDLHRLEEGPSTTAVLTREEGLHYYKTMQTIRRMELKSDQLYKQKIIRGFCHLYDGQEACCVGIEAAIKPTDHVITAYRAHGFTYTRGVPVREILAELTGRKGGCAKGKGGSMHMYTKNFYGGNGIVGAQVPLGAGIALACKYFEKNEVCLALYGDGAANQGQIFETYNMAALWKLPCIFICENNRYGMGTSVERAAASTDYYKRGYFIPGLRVDGMDILCVREAVKFAAEYCRAGKGPLVMELQTYRYHGHSMSDPGISYRTREEIQEVRSKSDPITLLKDRMVNNNLASVEELKEIDVAVRKEIEEAAQFATTDPEPPLEELGHHIYFNEPPFEVRGPNQWIKYKSVS encoded by the exons ATGCGCAAGATGCTGCTGGCCGCGCTCTCCCGGTTGCTGCAGGGCCCAGCGGCCGCCGGCAGGACG gccTCTCGAGTGATGGTAGCATCACGTAACTATGGAGACTTTGCAAGTGAAGCTACGTTTGAGGTTAAG AAATGTGATCTCCATCGGCTGGAGGAAGGGCCGAGCACCACGGCAGTGTTGACTCGAGAGGAGGGGCTCCACTACTACAAGACCATGCAGACCATCCGGCGCATGGAGCTCAAGTCTGACCAGCTCTACAAGCAGAAGATTATTCGTGGCTTCTGCCACTTATATGATGGTCAG GAGGCTTGCTGTGTGGGGATTGAGGCTGCCATAAAGCCCACAGACCATGTGATAACAGCGTACAGAGCCCACGGCTTTACCTACACCCGAGGAGTGCCTGTCCGGGAGATTCTCGCAGAACTCACAG GTCGAAAAGGAGGCTgtgcaaagggaaaaggaggatcAATGCATATGTATACCAAAAACTTTTATGGTGGCAATGGTATTGTTGGTGCTCAG GTTCCtcttggagctgggattgcGCTGGCCTGTAAATACTTTGAGAAAAACGAAGTCTGTCTGGCCTTGTATGGGGATGGTGCAGCCAACCAG ggcCAGATATTTGAAACATACAACATGGCTGCCTTATGGAAGTTGCCTTGTATTTTTATCTGTGAGAACAATCGGTATGGAATGGGAACATCAGTTGAAAGAGCTGCAGCCAGTACTGACTACTACAAAAGAGGATACTTCATTCCAGGGCTCAGG GTGGATGGCATGGATATTCTCTGTGTCCGAGAAGCAGTAAAGTTTGCAGCTGAGTACTGTAGAGCTGGAAAA GGCCCTCTTGTGATGGAGTTACAGACATATCGTTACCATGGCCACAGCATGAGTGACCCTGGAATAAG CTATCGTACTAGAGAAGAAATTCAGGAAGTGAGAAGCAAAAGTGATCCCATTACTTTGCTGAAGGACAGAATGGTCAACAACAACCTTGCTAGCGTTGAAGAACTAAAG GAAATTGATGTGGCAGTAAGGAAGGAGATCGAGGAAGCTGCTCAGTTTGCTACCACTGACCCAGAGCCTCCACTGGAAGAACTGGGTCACCACATCTACTTCAATGAGCCACCCTTTGAAGTGCGTGGCCCAAACCAGTGGATAAAGTACAAGTCTGTCAGCTAA
- the PDHA1 gene encoding pyruvate dehydrogenase E1 component subunit alpha, somatic form, mitochondrial isoform X1 yields MRKMLLAALSRLLQGPAAAGRTGAISEASRVMVASRNYGDFASEATFEVKKCDLHRLEEGPSTTAVLTREEGLHYYKTMQTIRRMELKSDQLYKQKIIRGFCHLYDGQEACCVGIEAAIKPTDHVITAYRAHGFTYTRGVPVREILAELTGRKGGCAKGKGGSMHMYTKNFYGGNGIVGAQVPLGAGIALACKYFEKNEVCLALYGDGAANQGQIFETYNMAALWKLPCIFICENNRYGMGTSVERAAASTDYYKRGYFIPGLRVDGMDILCVREAVKFAAEYCRAGKGPLVMELQTYRYHGHSMSDPGISYRTREEIQEVRSKSDPITLLKDRMVNNNLASVEELKEIDVAVRKEIEEAAQFATTDPEPPLEELGHHIYFNEPPFEVRGPNQWIKYKSVS; encoded by the exons ATGCGCAAGATGCTGCTGGCCGCGCTCTCCCGGTTGCTGCAGGGCCCAGCGGCCGCCGGCAGGACG GGAGCCATTAGTGAG gccTCTCGAGTGATGGTAGCATCACGTAACTATGGAGACTTTGCAAGTGAAGCTACGTTTGAGGTTAAG AAATGTGATCTCCATCGGCTGGAGGAAGGGCCGAGCACCACGGCAGTGTTGACTCGAGAGGAGGGGCTCCACTACTACAAGACCATGCAGACCATCCGGCGCATGGAGCTCAAGTCTGACCAGCTCTACAAGCAGAAGATTATTCGTGGCTTCTGCCACTTATATGATGGTCAG GAGGCTTGCTGTGTGGGGATTGAGGCTGCCATAAAGCCCACAGACCATGTGATAACAGCGTACAGAGCCCACGGCTTTACCTACACCCGAGGAGTGCCTGTCCGGGAGATTCTCGCAGAACTCACAG GTCGAAAAGGAGGCTgtgcaaagggaaaaggaggatcAATGCATATGTATACCAAAAACTTTTATGGTGGCAATGGTATTGTTGGTGCTCAG GTTCCtcttggagctgggattgcGCTGGCCTGTAAATACTTTGAGAAAAACGAAGTCTGTCTGGCCTTGTATGGGGATGGTGCAGCCAACCAG ggcCAGATATTTGAAACATACAACATGGCTGCCTTATGGAAGTTGCCTTGTATTTTTATCTGTGAGAACAATCGGTATGGAATGGGAACATCAGTTGAAAGAGCTGCAGCCAGTACTGACTACTACAAAAGAGGATACTTCATTCCAGGGCTCAGG GTGGATGGCATGGATATTCTCTGTGTCCGAGAAGCAGTAAAGTTTGCAGCTGAGTACTGTAGAGCTGGAAAA GGCCCTCTTGTGATGGAGTTACAGACATATCGTTACCATGGCCACAGCATGAGTGACCCTGGAATAAG CTATCGTACTAGAGAAGAAATTCAGGAAGTGAGAAGCAAAAGTGATCCCATTACTTTGCTGAAGGACAGAATGGTCAACAACAACCTTGCTAGCGTTGAAGAACTAAAG GAAATTGATGTGGCAGTAAGGAAGGAGATCGAGGAAGCTGCTCAGTTTGCTACCACTGACCCAGAGCCTCCACTGGAAGAACTGGGTCACCACATCTACTTCAATGAGCCACCCTTTGAAGTGCGTGGCCCAAACCAGTGGATAAAGTACAAGTCTGTCAGCTAA